TACAGCTTCAATGTATTATGGTTGTCCTGACATAGTTATTATGTTggtggttattttatttttattattattaatattatgtatcggtAGAGGTGTAATTTAtgcacaacataatattctgaagactataggtagtattatgcACCTACAgatgtttttaaaatctaattaggtaggtagttaacaTCTTataaattagtacctattacataaataactatcataaaatgtacattagAGATTggaattaaaaaacttaaaaataagttttctttataattgtttttatatatttaaatattatatgctcataacatataatataattacctataccaAATGCATCAAATATAGATTGGTATCTACTTACTGAAACACAAATGGAGAaaacaataggtaataaatatgcaataattttaaagaataaagatacaaaaataaaatatacacaaaaaccTATTaaggttaataattttattataaagatcaaaaataaaaattaatacaaaattatataatatattataatatccatacatttataaattacaagatATGTACAACCATTGGCTGATGTGTTTAAAGTACATGGGCTATGTTCAACTAAAAGACTGTTAAAAGAAATGCATATTAAACTAGTATTAGTTTTAACCTCATATGCTTGTAaatgttcattaaaatgttGAGTGTTCAATAATTGACCAATTAAATATGGAATTTCACTCTGgggcttaaaaaatatatatttaatggtaATAAATGTTGGCATGTCTTCTACATCAActattattgtcatattatgtttagttgAATATCGAGTACCCTTCACTTCTACCCAAGATACAAAGCTcacaacattaaaattaataactggaTCAGTTATctcaagttgaatattttcaatGATAGTTTcagataaatcaattttttttcctatgtctaatgataatgataatatactcgatatttttgataataaacgGTATGCAAGTTTTAATTGCTGTTTTATACTTaatgttaaacaaatatttgttcgACTGGTAATAGAATGTGCAGTTAATTTAGATTCCCTATGTTTTGACTCGAAACGCATCGACCATAAATGAGATACTGGTCCGACTTTTCTCATAACATATGGATAATGTAACAAATGATGATGTTTAGGTTTTAGATtggtgttaaataattttagatataaCTGGTGATGTTCTGTGATTAAAGTTGTTAAAAGTATTGCATATCCTGGTTGTATCGATGTTAAAGCCACAATctcaataatttttcttaatagTATGTATAACTGCCAAATTTCAGAATCAACAGGGACTAAGTCACCTATCATTACACATAAATGCCGGCTAAAACACAACATTTCAATAgcagacatttaaaatttttttttttttcaaaacatcaatggaaattaactgtggtttattttgaatttcaagaGCACCATAATTATAACACTGAATGCGATTGTTTAAATttctaaagaaaaatatttaaaatttagaataaattcatataatatattagaaatatcgTACGAACATACACCTTCCAAAACATCGTGCATTAAATCTAcagaataattataaactgcatGAAACCCATTAATTTGATTCCATACACATGCTTCTCTAATgcctgttgcagatacattatCAGTTAACAAGTCTTGTAAATAATTTTCCTCATCTCTTAATTTACAGTTGTTACAAATTACTGAATAGTTAGTAGTTACAATCAAATTTAGAACATTTACAGAACCGACATGGAAAATTTGCCATGAAACTCTCACTAAATCCTAAAATAGAATGTATACCCAAATTGTCACCAAGAATTAAGGCTAAACAGAAGAATAcagttatacttttattttcaatttttaaatttataccgtTACTTTGTAAATAGTTAATTTcagaaattaattgtttaaaaataattttgttcccAAATGTTTTCTTGTCATTAGCGTTAAAAAGTTGGGCaagaaaaatatagtttaagcATGAACTAAATTCTGGAGGGAAACATGATCCAAAAGACACATAAACAGctcctatttttttttcccaGCATGAGATCCAAGTGGGTTAGCAGTCTCATACtcgtcaaaatataaaaagaaaggTATAACTATTTTGCCAGGATTATTACGGCATTTCTCCTTCCAAACTTCACTTTGTATATAGCTAGAAATAATGTCTTCACTCTCAGACAtcaaatcatcaaaatatttcaaaatagtttttaaaacattaggttgttcaaaaaaaactttaaagacagatcttaatgaaataaaacaaatatttacattaacagTTTCAACCAAAATATTACCATCCTTCATAACTTCTTTATATTTACTGCCAATAGTAATTTcaataggttttatataaagGCCCATATTTTCTAACATTTGCATACGCTTATACTCGGATTGTAGGTTTATAAAGGGATTACTAACTACATCAAACATTTCTGATATTTTGATTAGTGAATTACAATCATTTTCATGGTTTTTTAGACTGTGTAAGActttagtttttaatgtttgtaagcaattttcattaaaaaaatttacatcatTAATAAGTGTTTGAACTTTGTTTATTGGTACAACTGATTCATCATACCATTTTGACATTAATGTTATTGTATCCCCtgtgactatttttttaaacttagctACAGTTATTTCCTGATCATCAGCTATTTCAGAATGGTCATCTAGCACACTAAAACttaaactattatcattattagcATTAAGATTCAAATTCAATGGTACATTATATGGTGCAGCTATATTATCCAATGGTTGTTGATGAACAAAATTATGACCTTTACAGTGTTTACTAAATGAATGAAATGAACTATAAATTCTATGACAGTTCACTTCTAAACACTCATACTCAgctattttatcaaaacaatgaAATAACTTTATATGCCTCAATAAAGCTATGGggcaattaaaattattggaaCAAACAAAACAACCAGGCATGatagtagtttaaaaaatatttaataaaaactgaataatttttaacaaaactttaacaaaataaaatgtttgtatcttaatttttaaataacatataaataattaaatagaataGTGAAAATAAAACTTGGATATGAACTAACAGTTATTTAAGTCGTTGATCATACTATTGACAGATTGAAAATTTTTGTCATAtttagtttcaatattatacatatatttttgaatgaagTTCCATATTTGTTCACATTCAGGGGTATAATtcaaatgaaatgaaaaaaaagatttgaaGCAAATATCTACTGCTTTTAGCGCACTTTCGACCTTGTAAAAGTATTTGTTAATTACAACATAAAAAGAGATCACTTGCCCATCACCAGTTTCAACAAATATCATGTATGGTTGCAATTTTTGTCCTATTTCATAGGCCCTATTTGATTTGGCATCATCAACTTCTTTTAACTGCGATACATTctgtaaaaaacaaattcatttaatattttatgcatttattatttttcatataatttttatatatttttttcttacactGGTGTAGTATATAAATGACTGCTGTATTTCAAGTTTAGATGGTCTGAAATAACTTGTTTTTGAACTCCCAGTGTTTGTTCGTTTCGACACAGTAACTGGTTTAAATAACTGAACAAAAATGTTAAGAGCAGCAATAGTCACAACATTtcctataaacaatttttaagtataatatgtaattaaatataagcattgaaagtgctatgatttgttttaattcttattaatttagtataaactTACCAAATTCAAAAGAGTTCTGGATTACATCAACTTGTTGGTCAACTTCCTTGATGTTACATTTTCTCACAAAACTTGGcagtttatttttgaatacttcaAACTTATTGTACAATGCAAGGTTTTTTCATGGGTATATTTCTTCAAAATCCAATTCAAtctataattatgtaggtacttaattaatgtacaatattataatgttaataggccattaggtaggtaccctaaacgaacaatattattaaaattatgaatacaattatttatattttattctaaccaAAGTGAACCCAAGTGAACTTTTAAG
This genomic window from Metopolophium dirhodum isolate CAU chromosome 1, ASM1992520v1, whole genome shotgun sequence contains:
- the LOC132952664 gene encoding LOW QUALITY PROTEIN: uncharacterized protein LOC132952664 (The sequence of the model RefSeq protein was modified relative to this genomic sequence to represent the inferred CDS: deleted 2 bases in 1 codon), whose product is MPGCFVCSNNFNCPIALLRHIKLFHCFDKIAEYECLEVNCHRIYSSFHSFSKHCKGHNFVHQQPLDNIAAPYNVPLNLNLNANNDNSLSFSVLDDHSEIADDQEITVAKFKKIVTGDTITLMSKWYDESVVPINKVQTLINDVNFFNENCLQTLKTKVLHSLKNHENDCNSLIKISEMFDVVSNPFINLQSEYKRMQMLENMGLYIKPIEITIGSKYKEVMKDGNILVETVNVNICFISLRSVFKVFFEQPNVLKTILKYFDDLMSESEDIISSYIQSEVWKEKCRNNPGKIVIPFFLYFDEYETANPLGSHAGKKIGAVYVSFGSCFPPEFSSCLNYIFLAQLFNANDKKTFGNKIIFKQLISEINYLQSNGINLKIENKSITVFFCLALILGDNLGIHSILGFSESFMANFPLICNNCKLRDEENYLQDLLTDNVSATGIREACVWNQINGFHAVYNYSVDLMHDVLEGVCSNLNNRIQCYNYGALEIQNKPHRHLCVMIGDLVPVDSEIWQLYILLRKIIEIVALTSIQPGYAILLTTLITEHHQLYLKLFNTNLKPKHHHLLHYPYVMRKVGPVSHLWSMRFESKHRESKLTAHSITSRTNICLTLRKKIDLSETIIENIQLEITDPVINFNVVSFVSWVEVKGTRYSTKHNMTIIVDVEDMPTFITIKYIFFKPQSEIPYLIGQLLNTQHFNEHLQAYESFS